In Mycobacterium tuberculosis H37Rv, a single window of DNA contains:
- the nth gene encoding endonuclease III (Nth (DNA-(apurinic or apyrimidinic site)lyase) (AP lyase) (AP endonuclease class I) (endodeoxyribonuclease (apurinic or apyrimidinic)) (deoxyribonuclease (apurinic or apyrimidinic))): MPGRWSAETRLALVRRARRMNRALAQAFPHVYCELDFTTPLELAVATILSAQSTDKRVNLTTPALFARYRTARDYAQADRTELESLIRPTGFYRNKAASLIGLGQALVERFGGEVPATMDKLVTLPGVGRKTANVILGNAFGIPGITVDTHFGRLVRRWRWTTAEDPVKVEQAVGELIERKEWTLLSHRVIFHGRRVCHARRPACGVCVLAKDCPSFGLGPTEPLLAAPLVQGPETDHLLALAGL; encoded by the coding sequence GTGCCCGGGCGCTGGTCTGCAGAAACCCGGCTCGCCTTGGTGCGACGGGCGCGGCGAATGAATCGCGCTTTGGCACAGGCATTTCCGCACGTATACTGCGAGCTGGACTTCACCACGCCGCTCGAGCTAGCCGTGGCAACCATACTTTCGGCGCAGAGCACCGACAAACGGGTGAATTTGACGACGCCAGCCTTGTTCGCGCGGTATCGGACGGCACGGGACTACGCCCAGGCGGATCGCACCGAGCTCGAGAGCCTCATCCGCCCCACCGGCTTCTACCGCAACAAAGCGGCCTCTCTCATCGGCCTGGGGCAGGCCCTAGTTGAGCGGTTTGGCGGTGAGGTGCCGGCCACCATGGACAAGTTGGTGACGCTGCCCGGGGTGGGGCGCAAAACCGCCAATGTCATCCTGGGTAACGCATTCGGTATCCCCGGAATCACGGTGGATACTCATTTCGGACGATTGGTGCGCCGGTGGCGCTGGACCACCGCAGAGGACCCGGTCAAGGTGGAGCAGGCGGTCGGTGAGCTGATCGAACGCAAGGAGTGGACCTTGCTCAGCCACCGAGTGATCTTTCACGGACGGCGGGTGTGCCACGCCCGCAGACCGGCGTGTGGTGTTTGTGTGCTTGCCAAAGACTGCCCCTCCTTCGGGCTTGGCCCCACTGAACCGCTGCTCGCGGCGCCCCTGGTCCAGGGCCCCGAGACCGATCACCTGCTGGCCCTGGCTGGACTGTAA
- a CDS encoding membrane-anchored thioredoxin-like protein (thiol-disulfide interchange related protein) has protein sequence MPSLPTTPAETAMTTLTGKTRWTIAILAVVAALMAALVAQLHDYSASSTISQRPAPREHRDGDTPEALAWSRQRANLPPCPAAGNGPGAAALRGVVVVCAGDGSAVDVARALAGRRVVINLWAHWCAPCMTELPVMAEYQRRVGPAVLVVTVHQGQNEAAALSRLADLGVRLPTLQDDRRRVAAALRVANVMPATVVLRPDGSVAQTLPRAFGSADEIVAAVGNDAG, from the coding sequence ATGCCAAGCCTGCCAACAACCCCCGCTGAGACCGCAATGACGACGTTAACCGGAAAGACCCGCTGGACCATCGCGATCCTGGCGGTGGTGGCAGCGCTGATGGCGGCGCTGGTTGCCCAACTGCATGACTATTCCGCCTCGAGCACGATCAGCCAGCGGCCCGCCCCGCGCGAACATCGCGACGGCGATACCCCGGAAGCATTGGCTTGGTCCCGGCAGCGCGCAAACCTGCCGCCCTGTCCCGCGGCAGGTAACGGTCCGGGCGCGGCGGCACTACGCGGTGTTGTGGTGGTGTGTGCGGGCGACGGTTCGGCCGTCGACGTCGCCCGCGCGCTGGCCGGACGTCGGGTGGTCATCAATCTGTGGGCGCATTGGTGCGCGCCGTGCATGACCGAGCTGCCCGTGATGGCCGAATATCAACGACGGGTCGGGCCCGCCGTGCTGGTCGTGACGGTGCATCAGGGCCAGAACGAGGCGGCCGCGCTGTCGCGGCTGGCCGATCTCGGCGTCCGGTTGCCGACGCTGCAGGATGACCGCCGCAGGGTGGCGGCCGCGCTGCGGGTCGCAAATGTGATGCCCGCGACGGTGGTTCTGCGGCCGGACGGTAGCGTTGCCCAGACCCTGCCGCGGGCTTTCGGCAGTGCCGACGAGATCGTGGCTGCGGTCGGGAACGACGCGGGATGA